In Streptomyces sp. NBC_00704, a genomic segment contains:
- the sufD gene encoding Fe-S cluster assembly protein SufD, which yields MAEATNIPVGSTTAGQIAVAAESTVATRMSAPPSFDVADFPVPHGREEEWRFTPLERLRGLHDGTAVAAGGGVKVAVEAPEGVVVELVDRDDARLGRAGVPVDRVAAQAYSAFEKAGVITVPKETVLTEPIRVTVHGEGGVSYGHQVVELGAFAEAVVVFDHTGDAVLAANVDYVLGDGAKLTVVSVQDWDDKAVHVAQHNALVGRDATFKSVVVTFGGDLVRLHPRVTYAGPGAEAELFGLYFTDAGQHQEHRLLVDHNVPHCKSNVVYKGALQGEAAHAVWIGDVLIEAQAEGTDTYEMNRNLVLTDGARVDSVPNLEIETGEIVGAGHASATGRFDDEQLFYLMARGIPADEARRLVVRGFFAELVQQIGVDDIEERLLARIETELKATV from the coding sequence ATGGCTGAGGCTACGAATATCCCGGTGGGCAGCACCACCGCCGGCCAGATCGCGGTGGCCGCCGAGTCGACCGTCGCGACGCGCATGAGCGCGCCCCCGTCCTTCGACGTCGCGGACTTCCCGGTCCCGCACGGCCGTGAGGAGGAGTGGCGGTTCACGCCGCTGGAGCGGCTGCGCGGCCTGCACGACGGCACCGCCGTCGCCGCCGGCGGGGGCGTCAAGGTCGCCGTCGAGGCCCCCGAGGGCGTCGTCGTCGAACTCGTCGACCGCGACGACGCGCGCCTCGGCAGGGCGGGCGTCCCGGTGGACCGCGTCGCCGCCCAGGCGTACTCCGCGTTCGAGAAGGCCGGCGTGATCACCGTCCCCAAGGAGACGGTGCTCACCGAGCCGATCCGCGTCACGGTGCACGGCGAGGGCGGGGTCTCCTACGGCCACCAGGTCGTCGAGCTGGGCGCCTTCGCCGAGGCCGTCGTCGTCTTCGACCACACCGGTGACGCCGTGCTCGCCGCCAACGTCGACTACGTCCTCGGCGACGGCGCGAAGCTGACCGTCGTCTCCGTCCAGGACTGGGACGACAAGGCCGTGCACGTGGCCCAGCACAACGCGCTCGTCGGCCGCGACGCGACCTTCAAGTCGGTCGTGGTGACCTTCGGCGGCGACCTCGTCCGCCTGCACCCGCGCGTGACGTACGCGGGCCCCGGCGCCGAGGCCGAGCTGTTCGGCCTGTACTTCACGGACGCCGGTCAGCACCAGGAGCACCGCCTGCTGGTCGACCACAACGTCCCGCACTGCAAGTCCAACGTCGTCTACAAGGGCGCCCTCCAGGGCGAGGCCGCGCACGCCGTCTGGATCGGCGACGTGCTCATCGAGGCCCAGGCCGAGGGCACCGACACCTACGAGATGAACCGCAACCTCGTCCTCACCGACGGCGCGCGGGTCGACTCGGTGCCGAACCTGGAGATCGAGACCGGCGAGATCGTCGGCGCCGGCCACGCCTCCGCCACCGGCCGCTTCGACGACGAGCAGCTCTTCTACCTGATGGCCCGCGGCATCCCCGCCGACGAGGCCCGTCGCCTGGTCGTCCGCGGATTCTTCGCCGAACTCGTCCAGCAGATCGGCGTCGACGACATCGAGGAGCGCCTCCTCGCCCGGATCGAGACCGAGCTGAAGGCCACCGTCTGA
- the sufB gene encoding Fe-S cluster assembly protein SufB, which produces MTLPTETAHPELEGLGKYEYGWADSDTAGASAKRGINEDVVRDISQKKSEPEWMTKLRLKGLRLFEKKPMPNWGSDLSGIDFDNIKYFVRSTEKQAESWEDLPEDIKNTYDKLGIPEAEKQRLVAGVAAQYESEVVYHQIREDLEEQGVIFLDTDTALKQHPELFKEYFGTVIPVGDNKFASLNTAVWSGGSFIYVPKGVHVEIPLQAYFRINTENMGQFERTLIIVDEGAYVHYVEGCTAPIYKSDSLHSAVVEIIVKKNARCRYTTIQNWSNNVYNLVTKRAVAYEGATMEWIDGNIGSKVTMKYPAVYLMGEHAKGETLSIAFAGEGQHQDAGSKMVHMAPNTSSNIVSKSVARGGGRTSYRGLVEIGEGAHGSKSNVLCDALLVDTISRSDTYPYVDVREDDVSMGHEATVSKVSEDQLFYLMSRGLSEFEAMAMIVRGFVEPIAKELPMEYALELNRLIELQMEGAVG; this is translated from the coding sequence ATGACTCTCCCCACGGAGACTGCCCACCCCGAACTCGAGGGCCTGGGCAAGTACGAATACGGCTGGGCCGACTCCGACACCGCCGGCGCCTCTGCGAAGCGCGGCATCAACGAGGACGTCGTCCGGGACATCTCCCAGAAGAAGTCCGAGCCGGAGTGGATGACGAAGCTCCGCCTCAAGGGCCTGCGGCTGTTCGAGAAGAAGCCCATGCCGAACTGGGGCTCGGACCTGTCGGGCATCGACTTCGACAACATCAAGTACTTCGTGCGCTCCACCGAGAAGCAGGCGGAGTCCTGGGAGGACCTGCCCGAGGACATCAAGAACACGTACGACAAGCTCGGCATCCCCGAGGCGGAGAAGCAGCGCCTCGTGGCCGGTGTCGCGGCCCAGTACGAGTCCGAGGTCGTCTACCACCAGATCCGCGAGGACCTGGAGGAGCAGGGCGTCATCTTCCTCGACACCGACACCGCGCTGAAGCAGCACCCGGAGCTCTTCAAGGAGTACTTCGGCACGGTCATCCCGGTCGGCGACAACAAGTTCGCGTCGCTGAACACCGCGGTGTGGTCCGGCGGCTCCTTCATCTACGTGCCGAAGGGCGTGCACGTCGAGATCCCGCTCCAGGCCTACTTCCGCATCAACACGGAGAACATGGGCCAGTTCGAGCGGACCCTGATCATCGTCGACGAGGGCGCCTACGTGCACTACGTCGAGGGCTGCACGGCGCCGATCTACAAGTCGGACTCGCTGCACAGCGCCGTGGTCGAGATCATCGTCAAGAAGAACGCCCGCTGTCGCTACACGACCATCCAGAACTGGTCGAACAACGTCTACAACCTGGTCACCAAGCGCGCCGTGGCGTACGAGGGCGCGACCATGGAGTGGATCGACGGCAACATCGGCTCCAAGGTGACGATGAAGTACCCGGCCGTCTACCTGATGGGCGAGCACGCCAAGGGCGAGACCCTGTCCATCGCCTTCGCGGGCGAGGGCCAGCACCAGGACGCCGGCTCCAAGATGGTCCACATGGCGCCGAACACGTCGTCCAACATCGTCTCGAAGTCCGTGGCGCGCGGCGGCGGCCGCACCTCCTACCGCGGTCTCGTCGAGATCGGCGAGGGCGCGCACGGCTCGAAGTCCAACGTGCTGTGCGACGCGCTGCTGGTCGACACCATCTCCCGCTCCGACACGTACCCCTACGTGGACGTCCGCGAGGACGACGTGTCCATGGGCCACGAGGCGACCGTCTCCAAGGTCTCCGAGGACCAGCTCTTCTACCTGATGAGCCGCGGCCTCAGCGAGTTCGAGGCGATGGCGATGATCGTGCGCGGCTTCGTCGAGCCCATCGCGAAGGAGCTGCCGATGGAGTACGCCCTGGAACTCAACCGGCTGATCGAGCTGCAGATGGAGGGCGCGGTCGGCTAG